One Lysobacter enzymogenes DNA segment encodes these proteins:
- a CDS encoding SWIM zinc finger family protein has product MESALTAEQALALAPDGASAKAATGLASDRHWVSLGGDAEALWGECKGSGAKPYQAQVDLGALVTRCSCPSRKFPCKHALALLLMHARGGIAADARPAWVEEWLNSRRDRAEKKEQAAAKAVAAQAADPEAAAAAAAKREAARWKRIDQGTAELQRWIGDQLRRGLASFGAQQRAEWTAMAARMVDAQAPALSAQLLAATDAMAAGIAGAPAVIERFGLIWLLREAVVRRATLSPQRLADVRTALGWVYDKDDLSTLGESVSDRWIVQGQRIDERDDRLFERRVWLRGQASGRDALLHDYAYGGRGWEQQWLDGRAVEATLRFFPGSAPLRALALEQGAAQPAPRWSQPAADAIEAASLAFAANPWLQWWPLALADAIPLYENERWWLHTPAGRLPLALGDAAGWNLLARSGGRALQVMGEWDGRELRPLSAWRGEDAAHNWSLAA; this is encoded by the coding sequence ATGGAATCTGCCCTGACCGCCGAACAGGCGCTTGCGTTGGCGCCCGACGGCGCTTCGGCCAAGGCCGCCACCGGCCTGGCCTCCGACCGACATTGGGTGAGCCTGGGCGGCGACGCCGAGGCCTTGTGGGGCGAATGCAAGGGCAGCGGCGCCAAGCCCTATCAGGCCCAGGTCGATCTGGGCGCGCTGGTCACCCGCTGCTCCTGTCCCAGCCGCAAGTTTCCATGCAAGCACGCGTTGGCGCTGCTGTTGATGCATGCGCGCGGCGGCATCGCCGCGGACGCGCGGCCTGCGTGGGTCGAGGAATGGCTGAACTCGCGCCGCGACCGCGCCGAAAAGAAGGAACAGGCCGCGGCCAAGGCGGTCGCCGCGCAGGCGGCCGATCCCGAAGCCGCCGCCGCCGCGGCCGCGAAGCGCGAGGCCGCGCGCTGGAAGCGCATCGACCAGGGCACCGCCGAACTGCAGCGCTGGATCGGCGATCAGTTGCGCCGCGGGCTGGCTTCGTTCGGCGCGCAGCAACGCGCCGAGTGGACGGCGATGGCGGCGCGCATGGTCGACGCGCAGGCGCCGGCGCTGTCGGCGCAGTTGCTGGCCGCGACCGACGCCATGGCCGCCGGCATCGCCGGCGCGCCGGCGGTGATCGAGCGCTTCGGCCTGATCTGGCTGCTGCGCGAAGCGGTGGTCCGGCGCGCGACGCTGTCGCCGCAACGCCTGGCCGACGTGCGCACCGCGCTGGGCTGGGTCTACGACAAGGACGATTTGTCCACGCTCGGCGAAAGCGTGAGCGATCGCTGGATCGTCCAGGGCCAGCGCATCGACGAACGCGACGACCGCCTGTTCGAACGCCGGGTGTGGCTGCGCGGGCAGGCCAGCGGCCGCGACGCGCTGCTGCACGACTACGCCTACGGCGGCCGCGGCTGGGAGCAGCAATGGCTGGACGGGCGCGCGGTCGAGGCGACCCTGCGCTTCTTCCCCGGCAGCGCGCCGCTGCGCGCGCTGGCGCTGGAGCAGGGCGCGGCGCAGCCGGCGCCGCGCTGGTCGCAGCCGGCCGCCGACGCCATCGAAGCCGCCTCGCTCGCGTTCGCCGCGAACCCGTGGCTGCAGTGGTGGCCGCTGGCGCTGGCCGATGCGATACCGCTGTACGAGAACGAACGCTGGTGGCTGCACACCCCGGCCGGGCGCTTGCCGCTGGCGCTGGGCGACGCGGCCGGCTGGAACCTGCTCGCGCGCAGCGGCGGCCGCGCACTGCAGGTGATGGGCGAATGGGACGGCCGCGAACTGCGGCCGCTGAGCGCCTGGCGCGGCGAAGACGCGGCGCACAACTGGAGCCTGGCGGCATGA
- a CDS encoding DUF4440 domain-containing protein produces the protein MFTLFAIDRTQPLRSAARAGARMGWLAAALLALAACGGGSPEQRLRASMTQLQDAIQARDAKAVRAQLADDFVGPQGLDREGARRLAAASFLRYRDVWVRVAALRFEVKGDRATVEFEAALGGGAGNALPEAAQLYQVRTGWRERDGEWRMISAEWTPRL, from the coding sequence ATGTTCACACTGTTCGCGATCGACCGGACGCAGCCGCTACGGAGCGCCGCCCGCGCGGGCGCGCGCATGGGCTGGCTGGCGGCCGCGCTGCTGGCCCTGGCCGCCTGCGGCGGCGGCTCGCCGGAGCAGCGCCTGCGCGCGTCGATGACCCAGTTGCAGGACGCCATCCAGGCGCGCGACGCCAAGGCGGTGCGGGCGCAACTGGCCGATGACTTCGTCGGCCCGCAGGGCCTGGACCGCGAAGGCGCGCGCCGGCTGGCCGCGGCCAGCTTCCTGCGCTATCGCGACGTATGGGTGCGCGTGGCAGCGCTGCGCTTCGAGGTCAAGGGCGACCGCGCCACGGTCGAGTTCGAAGCCGCGCTCGGCGGCGGCGCCGGCAACGCCTTGCCCGAGGCCGCGCAGCTCTACCAGGTGCGCACCGGCTGGCGCGAGCGCGACGGCGAATGGCGGATGATCTCGGCCGAGTGGACGCCGAGGCTTTAG
- a CDS encoding long-chain fatty acid--CoA ligase yields MSLNRPWLAHYPQGVPAQIDVEEFPSVVSVLENAIEKFRDRPAFRNFGKTLTYGDIDRLSAQFAAYLLGELKLKKGDRVAIMMPNCLQYPIATFGVLRAGLTVVNTNPMYTPRELKHQLDDSGAKVIFVLDNFGKTVQDVVAGSSVQVIGTGLGDMVGGLKGPVMNFVLKYVKKMVPDYDIPGAVRFRDTLTLGQMHKLPQVDISHDDIAFLQYTGGTTGVAKGAMLTHRNLVANMQQAAAWIGTNARMGEEIIITALPLYHIFALTANGLVFMKFGGLNHMITNPRDMPAFVKELQENRFTAITGVNTLFNGLLNTPGFDKVDFSGLHLTLGGGMAVQRSVAERWKQVTGVTLVEAYGLTETSPAACINPMDLAEYNGAIGLPISSTDACLKDEDGNILAMGEVGELCIKGPQVMKGYWQKPEETAKVIDDDGWLHTGDMAKMDEQGFFYIVDRKKDMILVSGFNVYPNEIEDVIALMPGVLEVAAVGVPDEKSGEAVKVVIVKKDPALTAEDVKAHARANLTGYKHPKFVEFRKELPKTNVGKILRRELRDPPPAA; encoded by the coding sequence ATGAGTTTGAACCGTCCGTGGCTTGCCCACTATCCGCAGGGCGTGCCGGCCCAGATCGACGTGGAGGAATTTCCCTCCGTGGTCTCGGTGCTGGAGAACGCGATCGAGAAATTCCGCGACCGCCCCGCCTTCCGCAACTTCGGCAAGACACTGACCTACGGCGATATCGACCGGCTCAGCGCGCAGTTCGCCGCCTACCTGCTCGGCGAGCTCAAGCTCAAGAAGGGCGATCGCGTCGCGATCATGATGCCCAACTGCCTGCAGTACCCGATCGCGACCTTCGGCGTGCTGCGCGCCGGCCTGACCGTGGTCAACACCAATCCGATGTACACCCCGCGCGAGCTCAAGCACCAGCTCGACGACTCCGGCGCGAAAGTCATCTTCGTGCTCGACAACTTCGGCAAGACCGTGCAGGACGTGGTCGCCGGCAGCTCGGTGCAGGTGATCGGCACCGGCCTCGGCGACATGGTCGGCGGGCTCAAGGGCCCGGTGATGAACTTCGTGCTGAAGTACGTCAAGAAGATGGTGCCCGACTACGACATCCCCGGCGCGGTACGCTTCCGCGACACGCTGACCCTGGGGCAGATGCACAAGCTGCCGCAGGTCGATATTTCGCACGACGACATCGCGTTCCTGCAATACACCGGCGGCACCACCGGCGTGGCCAAGGGCGCCATGCTGACCCACCGCAACCTGGTCGCGAACATGCAGCAGGCCGCGGCGTGGATCGGCACCAACGCGCGCATGGGCGAAGAGATCATCATCACCGCGCTGCCGCTCTACCACATCTTCGCGCTGACCGCGAACGGCCTGGTGTTCATGAAGTTCGGCGGCCTCAACCACATGATCACCAACCCGCGCGACATGCCGGCGTTCGTGAAGGAGTTGCAGGAAAACCGCTTCACCGCGATCACCGGCGTCAACACGTTGTTCAACGGCCTGCTCAACACGCCCGGCTTCGACAAGGTCGATTTCTCCGGCCTGCATCTGACCCTGGGCGGCGGCATGGCCGTGCAGCGCTCGGTCGCCGAGCGCTGGAAGCAGGTCACCGGCGTGACCCTGGTCGAGGCCTACGGCCTGACCGAGACCTCGCCGGCGGCGTGCATCAATCCGATGGACCTGGCCGAGTACAACGGCGCGATCGGCCTGCCGATCTCTTCCACCGACGCCTGCCTCAAGGACGAAGACGGCAACATCCTGGCGATGGGCGAAGTCGGCGAGCTGTGCATCAAGGGCCCGCAGGTGATGAAGGGCTATTGGCAGAAGCCCGAGGAAACCGCCAAGGTCATCGACGACGACGGCTGGCTGCACACCGGCGACATGGCCAAGATGGACGAGCAAGGCTTCTTCTACATCGTCGATCGCAAGAAGGACATGATCCTGGTCTCGGGCTTCAATGTGTACCCGAACGAGATCGAGGACGTGATCGCGCTCATGCCCGGCGTGCTGGAAGTGGCCGCGGTCGGCGTTCCCGACGAGAAGTCGGGCGAGGCGGTCAAGGTGGTGATCGTCAAGAAGGATCCGGCGCTGACCGCGGAGGACGTCAAGGCGCACGCGCGCGCCAACCTCACCGGCTACAAGCACCCCAAGTTCGTCGAGTTCCGCAAGGAGCTGCCCAAGACCAACGTCGGCAAGATCCTGCGCCGCGAGCTGCGCGACCCGCCGCCGGCGGCGTGA
- a CDS encoding crotonase/enoyl-CoA hydratase family protein — protein MSTIEKLHRVRAYPTLRIESAPDGLAHWLYMHEDVGLGVRPCFRTPLMEDMWAFLSSISLREGQAPSELRHVVLASSAPAFNLGGDLELFSRLIRSQDRERLLSYARRCVDGVHHIHGGLGGDVHTIALVQGDALGGGLELALSCHTIVAEEGVDMGLPEVVFDLFPGMGAYSYLCKRVSPRVAEKLIMDGALLSSEEMHRLGVVDVLVPRGQGEAAVADLIRRQQRSPHSQLAMNKMRQIAQPTSYQELMAITELWVDTALALPDKALRTMDRIVRAQERRAVAA, from the coding sequence ATGAGCACCATCGAAAAGCTGCACCGCGTACGCGCCTACCCCACCCTGCGCATCGAGTCCGCCCCCGACGGACTGGCGCACTGGCTGTACATGCACGAGGACGTCGGCCTCGGCGTGCGGCCGTGCTTCCGCACCCCGCTGATGGAAGACATGTGGGCGTTCCTGTCCTCGATCAGCCTGCGCGAAGGCCAGGCGCCGAGCGAATTGCGCCACGTGGTGCTGGCCTCGTCGGCGCCGGCGTTCAACCTCGGCGGCGACCTGGAACTGTTCTCGCGCCTGATCCGCAGCCAGGACCGCGAGCGCCTGCTGTCCTATGCGCGGCGCTGCGTCGACGGCGTCCACCACATCCACGGCGGACTCGGCGGCGACGTGCACACCATCGCCCTGGTCCAGGGCGATGCGCTCGGCGGCGGGCTGGAACTGGCGCTGTCGTGCCACACCATCGTCGCCGAGGAAGGCGTCGACATGGGCCTGCCGGAGGTGGTGTTCGACCTGTTCCCGGGCATGGGCGCGTACTCGTACCTGTGCAAGCGGGTCAGCCCGCGCGTGGCCGAGAAACTGATCATGGACGGCGCGCTGCTCAGCAGCGAGGAGATGCACCGGCTGGGCGTGGTCGACGTGCTGGTGCCGCGCGGCCAGGGCGAAGCGGCGGTGGCCGACCTGATCCGCCGCCAGCAGCGTTCGCCGCACTCGCAGCTGGCGATGAACAAGATGCGCCAGATCGCCCAGCCGACCAGCTACCAGGAACTGATGGCGATCACCGAGCTGTGGGTCGACACCGCGCTGGCGCTGCCGGACAAGGCGCTGCGGACCATGGACCGGATCGTGCGCGCGCAGGAGCGTCGGGCCGTGGCCGCGTAA
- a CDS encoding ATP-binding protein, with protein sequence MIRLLNWFRSTLSQRADSEHGQAFVRIAVLFVVLAYMLARGSGGGMPVVQYNNVLLMVVTGFSVGVVLIGWILAAPGRSHLRRIIGMCSDYGLMAAAMIHIGEPLAWVYVILMWVTIGNGLRFGTGYLFGAVAMALASFGSVLWFSDYWRGNPVLGIGLELGLAAIPLYLTGLLRQLVRATDEAKRANEAKSRFLANMSHEFRTPLNGLAGMSELLATTRLDAEQRECLNTIQASTRSLLALVEDVLDISAIEAGKLKLNLAEFSPRELIEGIGLILQPQARAKQLRYETHIAAEVPALLRGDVGHLRQVLLNLTGNAVKFTDHGSVRLELGVVGQADSGGVRLRFTVTDTGIGIPLAMRQRLFEAFEQADVSLARRYGGTGLGTTIAKGLTEAMGGSIGFESTEQRGSRFWVELPFQRVAPVPEPALAEADAVEPTPRNDPENVIAFSDPFLRHRARVRSLQVLVADDHAANRMVLQRLLQKAGHRAVCVDGGEEVLNALAVSDYDAVVADLHMPGISGLDLLRELRVMEAGGGRRTPVVVLSADVTPDSIQACQQAGARAFLAKPVSTVRLLDTLAEIAAAGRIAAAAPMPARTEAASSGAQQDNGFDPSVLDELGSLGMGEGFEREFVAQCLRDADGCIVALADAGERGQWERVREHGHALKGVASNLGLVRLAAAAGDLMRLPDWQVAAEWRSRQGALNERLAQGREALEARERQRHARDGDERSP encoded by the coding sequence ATGATCCGCCTGCTGAACTGGTTCCGGTCCACGCTGTCCCAACGCGCGGACAGCGAGCACGGCCAGGCCTTCGTCCGCATCGCCGTGCTGTTCGTGGTGCTGGCCTACATGCTGGCGCGCGGCAGCGGCGGCGGCATGCCGGTGGTCCAGTACAACAACGTGCTGCTGATGGTGGTCACCGGTTTCAGCGTCGGCGTGGTGCTGATCGGCTGGATCCTGGCCGCGCCCGGCCGCTCGCACCTGCGCCGGATCATCGGCATGTGCTCGGACTACGGGCTGATGGCCGCGGCGATGATCCACATCGGCGAGCCGCTGGCCTGGGTCTACGTGATCCTGATGTGGGTGACCATCGGCAACGGCCTGCGCTTCGGCACCGGTTATCTGTTCGGCGCGGTCGCCATGGCCCTGGCCAGCTTCGGCTCGGTGCTGTGGTTCAGCGACTACTGGCGCGGCAACCCGGTGCTCGGCATCGGCCTGGAGCTGGGCCTGGCGGCGATCCCGCTGTACCTGACCGGCCTGCTGCGCCAGCTGGTGCGCGCCACCGACGAGGCCAAGCGCGCCAACGAGGCCAAGAGCCGGTTCCTGGCCAACATGAGCCATGAGTTCCGCACCCCGCTCAACGGTTTGGCCGGCATGTCCGAACTGCTGGCGACCACGCGCCTGGACGCCGAGCAGCGCGAGTGCCTCAACACCATCCAGGCCTCGACCCGCAGCCTGCTGGCGCTGGTCGAGGACGTGCTCGACATTTCCGCGATCGAGGCCGGCAAGCTCAAGCTGAATCTCGCCGAGTTCTCGCCGCGCGAACTGATCGAGGGCATCGGCCTGATCCTGCAACCGCAGGCGCGGGCCAAGCAGCTGCGCTACGAGACCCATATCGCCGCCGAGGTGCCGGCGCTGCTGCGCGGCGATGTCGGCCATCTGCGCCAGGTGCTGCTGAATCTCACCGGCAACGCGGTCAAGTTCACCGACCACGGCAGCGTGCGGCTGGAACTCGGCGTGGTCGGCCAGGCCGACAGCGGCGGGGTGCGCCTGCGTTTCACCGTGACCGATACCGGCATCGGCATTCCGCTGGCGATGCGCCAGCGCCTGTTCGAGGCGTTCGAGCAGGCCGACGTCAGCCTGGCGCGCCGCTACGGCGGCACCGGCCTGGGCACCACCATCGCCAAGGGCCTGACCGAAGCCATGGGCGGCAGCATCGGCTTCGAGAGCACCGAGCAGCGCGGCAGCCGGTTCTGGGTGGAGCTGCCGTTCCAGCGCGTGGCGCCGGTGCCGGAGCCGGCCCTGGCCGAGGCCGACGCGGTCGAGCCGACCCCGCGCAACGATCCGGAAAACGTCATCGCCTTTTCCGACCCGTTCCTGCGCCACCGCGCGCGGGTGCGCAGCCTGCAGGTGCTGGTCGCCGACGACCACGCCGCCAACCGCATGGTGCTGCAGCGGCTGTTGCAGAAGGCCGGCCATCGCGCGGTCTGCGTCGACGGCGGCGAGGAAGTGTTGAACGCGCTGGCGGTGAGCGACTACGACGCGGTGGTCGCCGACCTGCACATGCCCGGCATCAGCGGCCTGGACCTGCTGCGCGAGCTGCGGGTGATGGAAGCCGGCGGCGGCCGGCGCACGCCGGTGGTGGTGCTCAGCGCCGACGTCACGCCCGATTCGATCCAGGCCTGCCAGCAGGCCGGGGCGCGCGCGTTCCTGGCCAAGCCGGTATCGACCGTGCGCCTGCTCGATACGCTGGCCGAGATCGCGGCCGCCGGCCGCATCGCCGCCGCCGCGCCGATGCCGGCGCGCACGGAGGCCGCGTCGTCCGGCGCTCAGCAGGACAACGGTTTCGATCCTTCGGTGCTCGACGAACTCGGCAGCCTCGGCATGGGCGAGGGCTTCGAGCGCGAATTCGTCGCCCAGTGCCTGCGCGACGCCGACGGCTGCATCGTCGCCCTGGCCGACGCGGGCGAGCGCGGCCAGTGGGAACGCGTGCGCGAACACGGCCACGCGCTCAAGGGCGTGGCGAGCAATCTGGGGTTGGTCAGGCTCGCGGCCGCGGCCGGCGATCTGATGCGGCTGCCGGATTGGCAGGTCGCTGCCGAGTGGCGATCCCGGCAGGGTGCGTTGAACGAGCGTCTGGCCCAGGGCCGGGAAGCGCTCGAAGCACGCGAGCGGCAACGCCACGCGCGTGACGGCGACGAGCGCTCCCCCTGA
- a CDS encoding response regulator, translated as MLRHIIEDIASELKVHDFGEPEAALAWCESHQPDLLLLDYRMPGIDGLEFARRFRRLPMHRDIPIILVTVVGDEPVRQAALEAGVIDFLVKPVRPRELRARCRNLLALRQQSENVKQRALSLEQRLLSSMHEVEERERETLSRLARAIEFRDAGTSAYLERMAHIAGLIAEQLGMFEDEIRVIEMAAPLHDIGKIAIPDAVLMKPGPLTEEETAIMRRHPKIGYELLSGSQNRFIQAGALIALRHHERYDGSGYPDGLVGEEIPLEARIVAVADVFDALISPRPYKKAWDVDAALGYLYAQRGRLFDPRCVDALIRSRTRLDELCARFSTVPSRPGLE; from the coding sequence ATGCTGCGCCACATCATCGAGGACATTGCGTCCGAACTGAAGGTGCACGACTTCGGCGAGCCCGAAGCCGCGCTGGCGTGGTGCGAGAGCCACCAGCCGGACCTGTTGCTGCTCGACTACCGCATGCCCGGCATCGACGGCCTGGAATTCGCCCGCCGTTTCCGCCGCCTGCCGATGCACCGCGACATCCCGATCATCCTGGTGACCGTGGTCGGCGACGAGCCGGTGCGCCAGGCCGCGCTGGAGGCCGGGGTGATCGATTTCCTGGTCAAGCCGGTGCGTCCGCGCGAACTGCGCGCGCGTTGCCGCAACCTGCTGGCGTTGCGCCAGCAGTCCGAGAACGTCAAGCAGCGCGCGCTGTCGCTGGAGCAGCGGCTGCTGTCGAGCATGCACGAGGTCGAGGAGCGCGAACGCGAGACCCTGTCGCGGCTGGCGCGGGCGATCGAGTTCCGCGACGCCGGCACCAGCGCGTACCTGGAGCGCATGGCCCACATCGCCGGGCTCATCGCCGAACAGCTGGGCATGTTCGAGGACGAGATCCGGGTCATCGAGATGGCCGCGCCGCTGCACGACATCGGCAAGATCGCCATTCCCGACGCGGTGCTGATGAAACCCGGTCCGCTGACCGAGGAAGAGACGGCGATCATGCGCCGCCATCCCAAGATCGGCTACGAACTGCTCAGCGGCAGCCAGAACCGTTTCATCCAAGCCGGCGCGCTGATCGCGCTGCGCCATCACGAGCGCTACGACGGCTCGGGCTATCCCGACGGGCTGGTCGGCGAGGAAATTCCGCTGGAAGCGCGTATCGTGGCGGTGGCCGACGTGTTCGACGCGCTGATCTCGCCGCGTCCGTACAAGAAGGCCTGGGACGTGGACGCGGCGCTGGGTTACCTGTACGCCCAGCGCGGCCGCCTGTTCGACCCGCGCTGCGTCGATGCCTTGATCCGCAGCCGTACCCGCCTGGACGAACTGTGCGCGCGTTTTTCCACGGTACCCAGCAGGCCCGGCCTGGAGTAA
- the lysS gene encoding lysine--tRNA ligase — protein sequence MTDETQPPPIDENHLIAERRAKLTALRGEGIAFPNDFRRGDYAGDLHALYADADLWTQEALDAKAHRVAVAGRILLKRVMGKASFVQIQDESGRLQLFLQANALGDTYDKFKGWDVGDIVAAEGALTRTKTGELSVKAESLRLLTKALRPLPDKFHGLADVEQRYRQRYVDLIVSPDSREVFVKRSKIIRAMRAWLDARRFLEVETPMMHYIPGGATAKPFTTHHNALDLQLYLRVAPELYLKRLTVGGLERVYEINRNFRNEGVSTRHNPEFTMLELYEAYATYTEIMDLTEAVIRHAANDVLRTTQVEWDGNAIDLGPAFRRWSMTDAVLEHNPQIKREELRDLAAMRAHCARLKVAVKPSYGWGKLLLEIFEKTVEHTLIQPTFITDHPVEVSPLARANDLDPELTDRFELFVGGKELANGFSELNDPEDQAARFQAQVAQKDGGDDEAMHFDADYIRALEVGLPPTGGLGIGIDRLVMLLTGSSSIRDVLLFPYMRPEAGA from the coding sequence ATGACCGACGAAACCCAGCCGCCGCCCATCGACGAGAACCACCTGATCGCCGAGCGCCGGGCGAAACTCACGGCGCTGCGCGGGGAGGGCATCGCGTTCCCGAACGATTTCCGCCGCGGCGACTACGCCGGCGACCTGCACGCGCTCTACGCCGATGCCGACCTGTGGACCCAGGAGGCGCTCGACGCCAAGGCGCATCGCGTCGCGGTGGCCGGCCGCATCCTGCTCAAGCGGGTCATGGGCAAGGCCAGCTTCGTCCAGATCCAGGACGAGTCCGGCCGCCTGCAGCTGTTCCTGCAGGCCAACGCGCTCGGCGACACCTACGACAAGTTCAAGGGCTGGGACGTGGGCGACATCGTCGCCGCCGAAGGCGCGCTGACCCGGACCAAGACCGGCGAACTGTCGGTCAAGGCCGAATCGCTGCGCCTGCTGACCAAGGCGCTGCGCCCGCTGCCGGACAAGTTCCACGGCCTGGCCGACGTCGAGCAGCGCTACCGCCAGCGCTACGTCGACCTGATCGTCTCGCCCGATTCGCGCGAGGTGTTCGTCAAGCGCTCCAAGATCATCCGCGCGATGCGCGCCTGGCTCGATGCGCGCCGTTTCCTGGAAGTGGAGACGCCGATGATGCATTACATCCCCGGCGGGGCCACGGCCAAGCCGTTCACGACCCACCACAACGCGCTCGACCTGCAGCTGTACCTGCGCGTGGCGCCGGAGCTATACCTCAAGCGCCTCACCGTCGGCGGCCTGGAGCGGGTCTACGAGATCAACCGCAACTTCCGCAACGAGGGCGTGTCGACCCGGCACAACCCCGAATTCACCATGCTCGAGCTGTACGAGGCCTACGCCACCTACACCGAGATCATGGACCTGACCGAGGCGGTGATCCGCCACGCGGCCAACGACGTGCTGCGCACGACCCAGGTCGAGTGGGACGGCAACGCCATCGACCTGGGCCCGGCGTTCCGCCGCTGGTCGATGACCGACGCGGTGCTGGAGCACAACCCGCAGATCAAGCGCGAGGAACTGCGCGACCTGGCCGCCATGCGCGCCCACTGCGCGCGCCTGAAGGTCGCGGTCAAGCCGTCCTACGGCTGGGGCAAGCTGCTGCTGGAGATCTTCGAGAAGACCGTCGAACACACCCTGATCCAGCCGACTTTCATCACCGACCACCCGGTGGAAGTCAGCCCGCTGGCGCGCGCCAACGACCTGGACCCGGAACTGACCGATCGCTTCGAGCTGTTCGTCGGCGGCAAGGAACTGGCGAACGGCTTCTCCGAGCTCAACGACCCCGAGGACCAGGCCGCGCGCTTCCAGGCGCAGGTGGCGCAGAAGGACGGCGGCGACGACGAGGCCATGCACTTCGACGCCGACTACATTCGGGCGCTCGAGGTGGGGTTGCCGCCGACCGGTGGCCTCGGCATCGGCATCGACCGGCTGGTGATGCTGCTGACCGGTTCGTCCTCGATCCGCGACGTGCTGCTGTTCCCGTACATGCGTCCCGAAGCCGGCGCCTGA
- the prfB gene encoding peptide chain release factor 2 (programmed frameshift) codes for MIELNPVRQRIADLKGRLDSLRGYLDYDAKVERLEEVNRELESPDVWNDAERAQNLGRERAALEKVVNGIHTLTEGLVGGLELLELAEMEDDESTALAVVEDVERYAKEVEKLEFRRMFSGQMDSASAFVDIQAGAGGTEAQDWAEILLRMYLRWAESRGWKAELMEVSGGDVAGIKSATFRVEGDFAYGWLKTETGVHRLVRKSPFDSDNRRHTSFTSVFVSPEVDDKIDIEINPADLKTDVYRSSGAGGQHVNKTESAVRITHVPSGIVVACQTERSQHANRDRAMKMLAAKLYELEIQKRNAERDAVEATKSDIGWGSQIRNYVLDQSRIKDLRTGIERSDTQKVLDGDLDEFVEASLKAGLEVGSKRSDAV; via the exons ATGATCGAACTCAATCCCGTCCGCCAGCGAATCGCCGACCTCAAGGGCCGGCTGGATTCGCTCAGGGGGTATCTT GACTACGACGCCAAAGTCGAGCGCCTGGAAGAAGTAAACCGCGAGCTGGAAAGCCCCGACGTCTGGAACGACGCCGAACGGGCGCAGAACCTCGGCCGCGAGCGCGCCGCGCTGGAAAAGGTCGTCAACGGCATCCACACCCTCACCGAGGGCCTGGTCGGCGGCCTGGAGCTGCTGGAACTGGCCGAGATGGAGGACGACGAGTCCACCGCGCTGGCGGTGGTCGAGGACGTCGAGCGCTACGCCAAGGAAGTCGAGAAGCTCGAGTTCCGCCGCATGTTTTCCGGGCAGATGGACAGCGCTTCGGCGTTCGTCGACATCCAGGCCGGCGCCGGCGGCACCGAGGCCCAGGACTGGGCCGAAATCCTGCTGCGCATGTACCTGCGCTGGGCCGAATCGCGCGGCTGGAAGGCCGAGCTGATGGAAGTCAGCGGCGGCGACGTCGCCGGCATCAAGTCGGCCACGTTCCGGGTGGAAGGCGACTTCGCCTACGGCTGGCTCAAGACCGAGACCGGCGTGCACCGGCTGGTGCGCAAGTCGCCGTTCGACTCCGACAACCGCCGCCACACCAGCTTCACCTCGGTGTTCGTGTCGCCGGAAGTCGACGACAAGATCGACATCGAGATCAATCCGGCCGACTTGAAGACCGACGTCTACCGCTCCTCGGGCGCCGGCGGCCAGCACGTCAACAAGACCGAATCGGCGGTGCGCATCACCCACGTCCCCAGCGGCATCGTGGTGGCGTGCCAGACCGAGCGCAGCCAGCACGCCAACCGCGACCGCGCGATGAAGATGCTGGCGGCGAAGTTGTACGAGCTGGAAATCCAGAAGCGCAACGCCGAGCGCGACGCGGTCGAGGCGACCAAGTCGGACATCGGCTGGGGCAGCCAGATCCGCAATTACGTGCTCGACCAGAGCCGGATCAAGGACCTGCGCACCGGCATCGAGCGCAGCGATACCCAGAAGGTGCTCGACGGCGATCTCGACGAGTTCGTCGAGGCCAGCCTCAAGGCCGGCCTGGAAGTGGGCTCGAAACGCAGCGACGCGGTGTAA